Below is a genomic region from Zea mays cultivar B73 chromosome 9, Zm-B73-REFERENCE-NAM-5.0, whole genome shotgun sequence.
gctctctaaggcgctctatggacttaagcaagccccaagagcatggtatgaatgccttagagactttttaattgctaatgctttcaaggttgggaaagccgatccaactttatttactaagacttgtgatggtgacttatttgtacgccaaatttatgtcgatgacataatatttggttctactaaccaaaagtcttgtgaagaatttagcagggtgatgactcaaaagtttgaaatgtcgatgatgggcgagttgaactacttccttgggttccaagtgaagcaactcaaggacggcactttcatctcccaaacgaagtacacgcaagacttgatcaagcggtttgggatgaaggacgccaagcccgcaaagactccaatgggaactgacagacacgtctacctcaacaaaggaggtaagtctgttgatcaaaaagcataccggtctatgataggttccttgctttacctatgtgctagtagaccagatattatgcttagtgtatgcatgtgtgctagatttcaatccgatccaagggagtgtcacttagtggtcgtgaagcgaattattagatatttagtcgctacgccttgcttcgggatctggtatccaaatgggtctacctttgacttaattggatattcagactccaattatgctggatgtaaggttgataggaagagtacatcagggacatgccaattcttaggaaggtccctggtgtcttggagttctaagaaacaaacttccgttgccctatccaccgctgaggccgagtatgttgccgcaggacagtgttgcacacaactactttggatgaggcaaaccctcaaagactttggctacaatctgagcaaagtcccactcctatgtgacaatgagagtgcaatctgcatggcagataatcctattgaacacagccgcacaaagcacatagacatccggcatcactttttgagagaccaccagcaaaagggagatatcgaagtgttttatgttagcaccgagaaccagctagccgatatctttaccaagcctttagatgagaagaccttttgcaggctgcatagtgagctaaatgtcttagatttgtggaacttggattgatttatagcatacatgtgttttatgccttttgatcatgttcctttatgcattttcttgcttaattatggtgatcaagttgtacaaCGCAATCCCCGgatctcaaaagtccatgtgtgagtgatgcacatatttagggagaGATGTGCtaaaacttgatcctttgagactaaccatgtgcttgagttttcttaaaattagtctcaaagatatattgaaagggaaaggtggacttggaccatgaaagacttccactgcactccgatgagagggtaatttactccaagttcatctccatactcttattgccctttactcttaattgaagattttggtgaggcaatggggttaaagggccaaatatgatcccgttttggtgcttgatgccaaagggggagaagttaaagccaaagcaataaatggatcagctaccacttgcgaatcttgaaaataatagagttagagtttttgttttgtcaaaatactcttatggtctcttattgtcaaaaattggtctcttgtggggagaatgtttgattatgggaaaaagggggagttttttaatCTTTGAtcgatttctcttggaatacctctctctatgcctcaacaagtgaatttgacttagagataggaaattgcgtttgttttgcaaaaacaaaccaagtggtggcaaagaatgatccaaatatgccaaatttgaatcaaaacaaattcttgctctcatttgcattgatgttgcacttctatatgttgctttttgttgtgttggcataaatcaccaaaaagggggagattgaaagggaaatgtgcccttgggccatttctaagtattttggtgattaagtgtccaacacaaatggttatgtgttaaactatgccaaatggtggacaaagtgcaaatcaatacaaaggtatgattctagacttagtacattggtttttgtgtactaacatatttgtctaagtgctagaattagagaaaagacaaaaggaaagagaggtggctgtgtacagccaactgctgttcagtctgcgtgcaccggactgtccggtggtgcaccggacagtgtccggtagtgcaccggacagtgttcggtgcgccagactggcgtttggtgaactgcctgctctcgggtctcgacggcggcgtacggatataaatcaccggactttccggtggtgcaccggactgtccggtgagtcggctgcggcgaagtcgccgctctcgggaatcaggtcaacagcgtacgactaaaaatcaccggactgtccggtgagccaacggtcggccgcacacgcttggccaggccaacggtctgatgggggcaccggactatccggtgtgcaccggacagtgtctggtacgccaacgactccaaatcgtcaacggtcggctgcgccagaataggaaagcaatctgcaccagacagtgtccggtggtgcaccggactgtccggtgcaccagtcgacagaaggcaagaattgccttcctggattgctctcaacggctcctagctgtcttggggctataaaagggacccctaggcgcatgaaggagtacaccaagcattctttgatcatctcttagcaccaagacatctctctagcgcatttgattcgttgtgatagcaatttgagctcctcttgagttgagaactccgtgtgtgatcttagagctcaagttgtgacttgtgtgcgtgtttgtgctcgtgctttgaggcttgtgtgtgttgctcttcccactcttacatctgtgcttctttgtgatcatctcattgtaagggcgagaggctccaagttgtggagattcctcgcaaacgggaaagagtaaaggaaaaagaacaccgtggtattcaagttgatcattggatcacttgaaaggagttgagtgcaactctcgtccattgggacgccacaacgtggactaggcaagtgttgtacttggccgaaccacgggataaatctctgtgtctcttgtgcttgttctcactgtgtcaattgtggttcacaagagctctccttagccacttgatttcattgtgctaacaattaatcaagtttgtggctttaagtttcaagttttttacagaatcacctattcaccccccctctaggtgctctcacatacaTGGAAACAAATAAATCTAATTTAAATGCTTAATTTTCTCTATAGATATAGGATCTCTCCAAAGGTCATACATCTAGCCTGATTAGAACCAATTTATGATTATATACTGAGACTAATTATAGTACAAGGTAAAGGTATTTGTGCATTGCGGTACACCGTGTATAAAATATGTTTTCTGTTGCATGCCAGAGGAAgtgaggggagggagagggagcccATGCACAGACTGGAAAAGGAACAAACGACGAAACTCTAGGTGCAACAATGGatgtttctcaccggggaagaagactctCACCGGAGCTGAGGAGTAAATCGTCGTTTGACGTAGATTTGGAGGTCCGATCGATGAACCGGACGCACCGAGACGAAGCCCTTGACGGGTTGaatgcagcggtaccctcggatccTGCAGACGATGCACAGATTGAGAGTAATTGCTGGCCGGAGTTGAAACCGcttccgaacttcggcgagcaattccgGGAGTTGGGAATTGAATATGGGGAAACCATTTCGTGCTCTGGAATGGGCTCGACGAGGAGAAgtcgtgtatatatatatatagttgggGTTCAGACGAGATTGAAATTCGGTTCAAATTCGGAATTAACAATTTATAAAATTCGGAAAAGCTTAGAAATCCATATTTCgcgctcaaaatattatagatgctTACAAAAaatccagaaaaattcctataaatgttttggcacctaacgAACTCAAAAAAACATATTTAGAGTTAAAAACATATATATAGTATATGTATATGTAGCCATGGGCTTCCAATAGCTGGTGGAAGCCCTGACCCGATGTTGTCAACCGGTTCAGCCGCACCAGGTCCAAAGCGTCTATAAAAGAAGCTCCAGatcgctagggttcagttttagcGACGCTGACAGTTACGCCCCCACCCTTGAGAGGCGCGCGCGGCAGCAGATCCTGGGAGCAAGCGCGCGACGGCAGATCCGGGGGACATGCTCGCGGCGGTGGATCTCTGAGGACAGCACGCGGCGATGGCCCCCTTGAGGCGCGCACGACGACGAGGTGGGAGCGGCGACGGCATCGGGTCCCGAGGGCACGCACGCTGcggttagagatggcaatgggtacccgctacccgaaactcggtgggtttttgctctattagggtacGAGTTTGGGTCAATTTCTGTACCCATGGGTTTAttaatgggttcaaatggaaacccaacgggtacgtgggtatgggtttgttcttccactacccatacccgcaaacccatgggtttttaaaacccgtCTTAAAATCAACATATCTTATAAATAtatctcataatattattaattgaatatgttctaattgaaataaactcCATCTAACAAAGTTtaagctaaaattagttatcacttgttccttttattCTGGCTTATTAATACATTGACTAtcatttacatgatgaattattttttgtgttgatgttagtgggtatgggaaacccgttgggtacccaAAACccgcatgggtacgggtttgtgcaaaattttatacccgtcatgggtGTGGGTTTTTTAGTGGGCGtattttttcttcgcgggtacgggtttgggcaagtaatacccagcgggtttttacccattgccatctctagctgcGGTGGCCCCATGAGGTGCGCGCGACGATGAGGTGGGAGCGGCCGCGGCGGCGGATCCCGGGGGCACGAGCGCGACAGCGTCTCCCTGAGGTGCACGTGACAACGATCCCTTGGCGTGCGCACAACGGTGAGGTTGGAGCGGTTGCGGCAGCGCGACGACAGATCTCGGGGGCACGTGAGTAACGACAGCACCCTAAGGCGTGCATGACGGCGAGGCAAAAGCGGCTGGTGCGACAGATCTCGGGATGCACACGTGCGAGGGTCGACCCCTGAGCGCGTACGACTGTGATGCtatctgttgggggtctgcttcgtcggcgaggcaaaagcgGCTGGTGCGACAGATCTCGGGATGCACACGTGCGAGGGTCGACCCCTGAGCGCGTACGACTGTGATGCtatctgttgggggtctgcttcgtcgctgaaggtcctttaagaagaaacaccttcggaagatcagtacATAAGCAAATATAGCGCGAAGAgacacgccgaagctaccatccagggagcttcgacatAGCGACATGACTTGAGACGAAAGGCTGCACCGACTTGAAGAGAAAAAGACCAATCAGTCCAtagtaatttgtgtcatgattgtaactagttgtcaaggacataaatgtaattttgaccgggctgcgtccagtgcctataaataggtgaacagtacccctgtactgttcacgctgatttgtactcgctcgtgcgtcacgcttgtacttttgccttctgtcaagctgaagcatttgagaataagtttcCAACACATCCAAGGTGGGAGCGGCAATGGCAGACTTCCCTAGACGCGAGCGACGACGACAGCCTCCCCTAGACACGAAGTGGTGGTACATCCTAGATGCGAGGCGGCGGTTCGGCGGTCCTATTTTTATGTTATTTTGTGTACATATTTATGTCAATGTCAATAGGTTTTTACGATATATATTTAGTTCATGGCTCTGCTTCCATCTATGtctgtttatgatatttctattcataTTTTACGCAATCGATttattgattttatgcattatctcGTTTACTTAATCCATTGTGTATTGGATTCCTACCATTTATGCCATATGTATAAGATATATTTACGACCCACACATTTACGCAACAAAATAGAAATTTAGAAAAAGGTAACTGCTCTAAGAAATGAAGTCATTTGCCATGGTTCTATAAATCTCGCGTATGCCGATCCATTTACTCACAttattgtcatcctaaatttgtgcacatgtcgtagaaaacagatttttacgcagtctaCCGTAGTGTATAAATAATgtcaccgtgtagcataattagtataagtatatatcataaactggttctaacgagccttGATGCATGGACattggagagatcctatatttatggaggaaataaaacatttaaatcagatttttttgttTGTTTCCATACATGATTTCGTTATGAAATAGATCGATGATTTACACTAAAATTCATGCCCATTTACGCTGTTTAGTTAACGTTTTATGCTGAAATCCGCTTGAGCTCTCACGCACGATCGACTCCATATCTTCTGTTCCGATATATACGGTAACTTCCAGCTTTGTCTGCGCGCTAATCACGGTGGTGTGTGGACCCACCTGAACAAACCAATGAAAGGTTTGTTGTCGCTCTCATGTTATGCAAGTCTAAACCATTAAATATGCTAGTATAAACACGAGTAGGAACCAACTACCCGACCAGCAAACACGacgctagcccaccttcgtccatCCCAACTCGACCCCACCACGTGCGCACCTTTTGTTTACGCAAAACACAACACATGTTTACCCATGCATAAACATGCCCCACAATCGCGCGGACACACGCACACTACCGGCCCGACCCGACGGAAGCCCTAGCCTTCCATTaccaacaatatatatatatatatatatatatatatatatatatatatatatatatatatatatatatatatatatatatatatatatatatatatatatatatatatatatattatataataTATATAGGCATCGATTTAGTCATCAATCACTGTGATGAGTGCCCGTGGTGAAATGAAGCATTTTCTATCTATACTTATGAGTTGATAATTAGAAAAATTTGAAGTTGTTACCGTCTGATTCGATCTATTCATGGACCATTCGCGTCTATGGACGAACTGTCCACAGACCGGACAGTTCGGTCAATCATTCGGTCCTCAAAGCCGGACAGTTAGCCGTGTCCAGTGTCGCACATAATGCTCAAAACATGGACTCGGTTGTCCAGTCGGCCGGCCCTCTTCGACTGCACTGTTTTCTAGTAACAAATAAACTACGATCTACTAGCTAGTAGTATATAAATATGCTTAGCTCTGAGCAAAGAGAGCATGCAAGCAAGCAACCAGCCGAGCTTAATCAGCCATCTAGTGTTCTGAACGACGGAGCTTAATTAGCCGAGCTTAATCAAGACATTATCTATCTAGTGTTCTGCATCTACCTATCGATCTTAACTAGCATTCCCGAGATCGACCGATGGCCTGCACGACGGCAGCATCCCTGCAGCATGACAGGGCCAACGACGACGAGGCGTGCATGTACGCGCAGGAGCTCCTGAGCTGCTTCGTCGTGCCCATGACACTGAAGGCGGTCATCGAGCTGGGCCTCATCGACGACCTCCTCGCGGCCGACGGGCGCTTCGTGACCCCAGAGGAGCTGGCGGCGCGGTGGGCGCGGCCGGCCGAGGCGGCCGCCGCGGTGGACCGCATGCTGCGGTTCCTCGCGTCGCACAGCGTCGTCCGGTGCACGACGGAGGCGGCGGGGCCAGACGGGAGGGCCCGCCGGAGCTACGCGGCGGCGCCGGTGTGCAAGTGGCTCATCGCTCGGAACGGCACCGGGCAGGGCTCGTGGGCTCCGATCGGGCTGATGAACCTGAACAAGGGGTTCATGGAGACCTGGTACTACATGAAGGACGCCGTGGCGGAAGGGGCGACGCCGACCGAGAAGGCCTACGGCATGCCGCTGTTCGAGcacctggggtcggacgaggcgttGAACACGCTCTTCAACCAGGCCATGGCCGGTCACTCGGAGATCGTAATCAGCAAGCTTCTCGAGGTGTACCGCGGCTTCGAGGGCGTCGACGTGCTGGTCGACGTCGGCGGCGGCACCGGCTCCACGCTGCGGATGGTCACCGCCCAGTACAAGCACCTGAGAGGCGTCAACTACGACCTCCCCCACGTCATCGCGCAGGCGCCGCCGGTCCAAGGTCAGTCGCAGTCGCAGCTGGGTGGGGCGGGCGACATAAAAGTCATTTCTTTTGCTGCATACCACCCATCACACTCAGTCTCTATATCTCTATAAATACACGTTTGTATGTATGTATGCAGGTGTGGAACATGCTGGTGGTAGCATGTTTGAGTACATTCCGAGCGGAAACGCAATTTTGCTGAAGGTACCTTTCGTCGGCTTATATATCGTATATAGTTTACTATTTTTTTTGTCAACAACCACAACAACAAAAACGTGCAGTGGATTCTGCACCTGTGGCGCGACGAGGAGTGCATCAAGATCCTCAAGAACTGCCACCGGGCGCTCCCGGCGAACGGGAAGGTGATCGTGGTGGAGTGCGTG
It encodes:
- the LOC103640406 gene encoding naringenin 7-O-methyltransferase, translated to MACTTAASLQHDRANDDEACMYAQELLSCFVVPMTLKAVIELGLIDDLLAADGRFVTPEELAARWARPAEAAAAVDRMLRFLASHSVVRCTTEAAGPDGRARRSYAAAPVCKWLIARNGTGQGSWAPIGLMNLNKGFMETWYYMKDAVAEGATPTEKAYGMPLFEHLGSDEALNTLFNQAMAGHSEIVISKLLEVYRGFEGVDVLVDVGGGTGSTLRMVTAQYKHLRGVNYDLPHVIAQAPPVQGVEHAGGSMFEYIPSGNAILLKWILHLWRDEECIKILKNCHRALPANGKVIVVECVLPASPEPTQVAQGALLLDVVMLNRLRGAKERTEREFTELAAEAGFSGGCRATYVFTGAWALEFTK